In Gadus morhua unplaced genomic scaffold, gadMor3.0, whole genome shotgun sequence, the following are encoded in one genomic region:
- the LOC115538037 gene encoding uncharacterized protein LOC115538037, protein MPLLAKLLWHFSFRQLQSPLPVTPPPVSPPKSPPTVRPFATTVVVKGEVSRPRPLDPFKETVVGRRGKRSQPESWDAPEDWDQSSVRILPHEVCVPPLVLRECFVVLNPIRFSTDKLAAMDRIVPSNLDVPMGNRSKKRKVAHGTTAVVSKGKKARLEALQTPARIAKPSKLVPPPRPVPEAAVPATLEGVPPPRPVPEAAVPATLEGSVFVLRECFVVLNPIRFSSDKLAAMDRIVPSNLDVPMGNRSKKMTRIEDHEPFEPAPEVTASSQQVCNY, encoded by the exons ATGCCGCTTCTCGCGAAGCTTCTGTGGCACTTCTCCTTTCGGCAGCTACAGTCACCTCTGCCTGTTACACCTCCGCCTGTGTCTCCTCCCAAGTCACCCCCGACTGTGAGACCCTTTGCTACCACCGTGGTTGTGAAGGGAGAAGTTTCACGTCCACGTCCCCTTGACCCCTTCAAGGAAACTGTCGTCGGACGTCGCGGAAAG CGCAGCCAACCTGAGTCCTGGGATGCGCCTGAGGACTGGGATCAGTCTTCCGTGCGGATCCTTCCTCATGAG gtttgtgtgcctcctctggtcctgaggGAGTGCTTTGTCGTGCTAAACCCTATCCGGTTTAGCACTGACAAGTTGGCTGCAATGGATCGCATTGTTCCATCCAACCTTGACGTCCCCATGGGGAATCGCTCAAAG AAACGGAAGGTGGCACATGGAACCACGGCTGTGGTCTCCAAAGGAAAGAAGGCCCGCCTTGAG GCACTTCAAACTCCAGCAAGGATTGCCAAACCTTCGAAGCTGGTACCTCCCCCTCGACCTGTTCCAGAAGCTGCTGTACCAGCTACTCTGGAGGGCgtacctcctcctcgacctgtTCCAGAAGCTGCTGTGCCAGCCACTCTGGAGGGCAGCGTCTTTGTCCTGAGGGAGTGCTTTGTCGTGCTAAACCCTATCCGGTTTAGCAGTGACAAGTTGGCTGCAATGGATCGCATTGTTCCATCCAACCTTGACGTCCCCATGGGGAATCGCTCAAAG AAG ATGACACGCATTGAGGACCATGAGCCATTTGAACCAGCACCAGAGGTCACTGCGAGCAGTCAGCAGGTATGTAATTACTAG